From the genome of Sphingobacterium kitahiroshimense, one region includes:
- the nadA gene encoding quinolinate synthase NadA codes for MDLVNYDIEAKGYIDAPIDPSLDLIQEIKRLKEEKNAVILAHYYQEAEIQDIADYIGDSLGLSQEAAKTDADVIVFAGVHFMAETAKILSPSKKVLLPDAKAGCSLSDSCPPHLFAKFKEQYPDHLVITYVNCTAELKALSDIVCTSSNAVEIVESLPKDQKIIFGPDRNLGAYVKKKTGRDLVLWNGACMVHEIFSQDKIDRLRAEHPDAKFIAHPECEDHILASADYVGSTSGMLKFTINDPATTYIVATESGIIHQMQKASPGKTFIPAPPNNACACNDCPHMKLNTLEKLYNCLKYESPEITLDDSVIARAQRPIERMLEISAQLGL; via the coding sequence ATGGATTTAGTAAATTACGATATTGAAGCTAAGGGCTATATTGATGCTCCTATAGATCCTAGCTTAGATTTGATACAAGAGATCAAACGTCTTAAGGAAGAGAAAAACGCCGTCATTTTAGCACATTACTATCAAGAAGCGGAAATACAAGATATAGCTGACTATATTGGTGATAGTTTAGGTTTATCTCAGGAAGCAGCAAAGACCGATGCTGATGTGATTGTTTTCGCTGGAGTGCACTTTATGGCTGAAACAGCAAAGATACTTTCACCATCAAAAAAAGTATTACTTCCAGATGCTAAAGCAGGCTGTTCATTGTCGGATTCATGTCCACCTCATCTATTTGCTAAGTTTAAGGAGCAGTATCCCGATCATCTGGTCATCACGTATGTAAACTGTACTGCAGAATTGAAAGCGCTATCTGATATTGTCTGTACTTCTAGTAATGCAGTTGAGATTGTGGAGAGTCTACCGAAAGATCAAAAGATCATTTTTGGACCAGATCGTAATCTTGGGGCTTATGTAAAGAAGAAGACAGGAAGAGATCTTGTTTTATGGAATGGTGCATGTATGGTGCATGAGATTTTTTCTCAGGATAAAATAGATCGTTTAAGAGCTGAACATCCCGATGCAAAATTCATTGCTCATCCGGAGTGTGAAGATCATATTTTAGCAAGTGCAGATTATGTAGGTTCTACCTCTGGAATGCTGAAGTTTACAATCAATGATCCTGCGACCACATATATAGTCGCTACAGAGTCGGGAATTATCCATCAGATGCAAAAGGCTAGTCCAGGTAAAACTTTCATTCCTGCGCCTCCAAATAATGCTTGTGCGTGTAATGATTGTCCACATATGAAATTAAATACGTTGGAGAAGCTTTATAATTGCTTAAAGTATGAAAGTCCGGAAATAACACTAGATGATTCCGTGATTGCCCGTGCGCAACGACCTATTGAACGTATGTTGGAAATATCCGCACAATTAGGATTATAA
- a CDS encoding gliding motility lipoprotein GldH: MKNNAFLIGFILIILLGACDSNTIIDKNVNINNKEWLHSDKPSFNIHISDISKKYDVWLNVRHTAKYPYSNLFVLVHEKGPKTKEYSYRKALKLAEADGKWIGKSAGSLYTQRSLIHQNYTFPDTGIYQFTFEQNMRDNPLVEISDVGLNIMSK, from the coding sequence ATGAAAAACAACGCGTTTCTAATTGGCTTTATACTGATAATACTATTGGGTGCTTGCGATTCCAATACCATTATTGATAAAAATGTCAATATTAACAACAAAGAATGGCTCCATTCTGATAAACCAAGCTTTAACATACATATTTCAGATATCTCTAAAAAATATGACGTTTGGTTAAATGTTCGACACACGGCAAAATACCCTTATTCTAACCTTTTTGTTTTAGTACATGAAAAAGGTCCCAAAACTAAAGAATACAGCTATAGAAAAGCGCTCAAATTAGCAGAAGCTGATGGAAAATGGATAGGAAAAAGCGCAGGTTCTTTATATACGCAGCGTAGCCTTATTCATCAAAATTATACGTTCCCAGATACCGGTATTTACCAATTCACTTTTGAACAGAATATGCGCGACAATCCGCTTGTAGAAATAAGTGACGTTGGATTAAATATTATGAGCAAATAA
- the dnaA gene encoding chromosomal replication initiator protein DnaA, translating into MEKTSTSVWNNCLAIIKDNIPAQSFKTWFEPVKAVRLEGDVLTIQVPSLFFYEWLEEHYVGILRKTVKKFLGELGRLEYNIVVEKSSASIPYTTNIPSNGNGAEGKKQSIPVPVSLNKDIKNPFVIPGLKKLQVDPQLNQNYTFDNFIEGECNRLARSAGFAVANKPGGTSFNPLMIYGAVGLGKTHLAQAIGNEIKRNLPDKLVIYVSCEKFCQQFVDSLKNNTINDFVNFYQAMDVIIMDDVHNFAGKEKTQDIFFHIFNHLHQSGKQVILTSDKAPKDLAGLEERLLSRFKWGLSADIQIPDLETRMAILKKKMYSDGIELPENVVEYVANQIDNSVRELEGAMVSLLAQSTLNKKEIDLNLAKSMLKNFVKNTHKEISMEFIQKLVCEYFEVPVEMVKSKVRKREIVQARQISMYLAKNHTKSSLKTIGSFFGGRDHSTVIYACQTVEDLIETDKKFKTYVNDIMKKLKA; encoded by the coding sequence ATGGAAAAAACGAGTACAAGTGTTTGGAATAATTGTCTTGCAATCATCAAAGACAATATACCAGCGCAAAGTTTTAAAACCTGGTTTGAGCCTGTGAAAGCAGTACGTTTGGAGGGTGACGTTTTGACTATTCAAGTACCTAGTTTATTTTTTTACGAATGGTTGGAGGAGCACTATGTTGGTATCCTTCGTAAGACTGTTAAAAAGTTTTTAGGTGAGCTTGGTAGGTTGGAATACAATATCGTGGTTGAGAAGTCATCAGCTTCAATTCCTTATACAACAAATATCCCTTCCAATGGCAATGGTGCAGAAGGTAAGAAACAATCTATACCTGTTCCTGTATCTTTAAATAAAGATATCAAGAATCCATTTGTAATACCAGGATTAAAGAAACTACAGGTTGATCCTCAATTAAATCAAAATTACACCTTTGATAATTTTATTGAAGGCGAGTGTAACCGTTTGGCGAGATCTGCGGGCTTTGCTGTGGCAAATAAACCTGGAGGTACCTCATTCAACCCATTGATGATTTATGGAGCTGTAGGACTAGGAAAGACTCACTTAGCACAAGCTATCGGTAATGAAATCAAAAGAAATCTACCAGATAAGTTGGTGATCTATGTTTCTTGTGAGAAATTTTGCCAACAATTCGTAGATTCACTTAAAAATAATACCATTAATGATTTTGTGAATTTTTATCAGGCAATGGATGTGATCATCATGGATGATGTACATAACTTCGCTGGTAAAGAGAAAACACAAGATATATTTTTCCATATTTTCAATCATTTGCATCAGTCTGGAAAACAAGTAATCTTAACATCTGATAAAGCTCCTAAAGATTTAGCAGGATTAGAAGAACGTTTATTAAGCCGTTTCAAATGGGGTCTTTCTGCAGATATTCAAATTCCAGATTTGGAAACAAGAATGGCTATTTTGAAAAAGAAAATGTATTCTGATGGAATTGAATTACCAGAAAATGTTGTAGAATATGTTGCAAATCAAATTGACAACAGTGTTCGTGAACTAGAAGGAGCTATGGTTTCTTTATTAGCGCAGTCAACATTAAATAAAAAAGAGATTGATTTAAATCTAGCTAAATCAATGCTTAAGAACTTTGTTAAAAACACGCATAAGGAAATTTCAATGGAATTTATTCAAAAGCTCGTTTGTGAGTATTTTGAAGTTCCAGTAGAAATGGTTAAATCTAAAGTTCGTAAAAGAGAAATCGTGCAAGCCAGACAGATTTCAATGTATCTCGCTAAGAACCATACAAAATCGTCATTGAAAACAATTGGTTCATTCTTCGGTGGTCGCGACCACTCTACGGTAATTTATGCTTGTCAGACAGTAGAAGATCTAATTGAGACAGATAAGAAGTTTAAAACGTATGTAAATGATATTATGAAAAAGCTAAAAGCTTAA
- a CDS encoding segregation and condensation protein A gives MFVLLCKFALDMQVEEGYEIKLPQFEGPFDLLLFFIERDELNIHEIPISKITDDFLSYVNKLQALDMEMASEFIFVASTLMRIKAKMLLPRPELDDDENEIDPKEDLIQKLILYKQFKDTCEDLKLLENERLKLYKRGNINYDIKLARPESNTGEELNSFDLYKLMMVYERVMFQYANRPAEVKHTVIKHPYSIDQQKKAIADLIEINRQLDFQYILKNSENKVQFVYNFLAILEMLQQKLLQIEIGFGYNEFSIRKRREDEFDHIDIEEELAL, from the coding sequence ATGTTTGTATTATTATGTAAATTTGCTCTTGATATGCAAGTAGAAGAAGGATACGAAATAAAGTTACCCCAGTTTGAAGGCCCATTTGACCTTCTCTTATTTTTTATTGAAAGGGATGAATTAAATATTCATGAGATACCAATCTCAAAAATAACCGACGATTTCCTGTCATATGTCAACAAATTACAGGCTTTAGACATGGAGATGGCCAGTGAATTTATTTTTGTGGCTTCGACCCTGATGCGTATAAAAGCTAAGATGCTCCTCCCACGCCCGGAATTGGATGATGATGAAAATGAAATCGATCCTAAAGAAGATTTAATTCAAAAATTAATATTATACAAGCAGTTTAAGGATACCTGTGAGGATTTAAAATTATTGGAAAATGAGCGGCTTAAACTTTATAAACGGGGTAATATCAATTACGATATTAAACTTGCTAGGCCGGAGTCAAATACAGGCGAAGAATTAAACAGTTTTGATCTGTATAAATTGATGATGGTATACGAACGTGTCATGTTTCAATATGCTAATAGACCTGCGGAAGTAAAACATACTGTTATAAAACATCCTTATAGTATAGATCAACAAAAAAAGGCAATAGCAGATTTGATAGAAATAAATAGGCAACTCGATTTTCAATATATTCTAAAAAACTCTGAAAATAAGGTACAGTTCGTTTACAATTTCCTCGCGATCCTTGAAATGCTTCAACAAAAATTATTGCAAATAGAAATAGGTTTCGGCTATAACGAATTCAGTATCCGAAAAAGACGTGAAGATGAATTCGATCACATCGATATTGAAGAAGAATTAGCATTATAA
- the lpxK gene encoding tetraacyldisaccharide 4'-kinase: MNSLRLLLFPFAILYGFIIWMRNLLFDLQILKSKTYSIPTIVVGNLAIGGTGKSPMTEFIIKILKDKRCIATLSRGYGRKTKGFKYVNVSSTADEVGDEPLQFKNKFSDITVAVCEDRCLGVEKLMDNHDVIILDDAFQHRKLKPTFSILLFDYHSCLNPMFVLPMGNFRDLPGESKRADMIMVTKTPASVTFQEKAIIKRKLERKSGLSNIFFTSIHYGELVYLNTNRIEMNANTTVLLLTGIANPKPLLDFLTGLVKGIEHLGFSDHHAYTSNDILTVKQKFNQIKNPCKLIITTEKDAQRILTPEYLALVESLPIAYIPIEIAFEDQEYRNIIEQQLLSICDRSVNES, from the coding sequence ATGAATTCTCTTCGATTACTATTATTCCCTTTTGCAATACTATACGGATTTATCATCTGGATGAGAAATCTATTATTTGACCTCCAGATACTAAAATCTAAAACTTATTCCATACCGACTATCGTTGTTGGCAACCTTGCCATTGGAGGTACAGGAAAGAGTCCTATGACGGAGTTTATTATTAAAATCCTTAAAGATAAAAGATGTATCGCTACCTTGAGTCGGGGATATGGACGTAAAACCAAAGGTTTTAAATATGTTAACGTCTCTTCAACTGCTGATGAAGTAGGTGACGAACCTTTACAATTCAAAAATAAATTTTCAGATATTACAGTTGCTGTTTGTGAAGACAGATGCTTAGGGGTTGAAAAATTAATGGATAATCATGATGTTATTATTCTAGATGATGCTTTTCAGCACCGTAAGCTAAAACCTACATTTTCAATACTCTTATTCGACTATCATTCTTGCCTCAATCCCATGTTTGTACTTCCCATGGGTAATTTTAGAGATCTTCCGGGAGAATCTAAACGCGCAGATATGATTATGGTTACAAAAACTCCTGCTTCAGTTACGTTTCAAGAGAAAGCAATTATTAAAAGAAAACTAGAACGTAAAAGTGGTCTTTCAAATATTTTTTTCACTTCCATACACTACGGTGAGCTAGTATATCTGAATACAAATAGGATTGAAATGAACGCCAATACGACAGTATTATTACTTACAGGTATAGCGAACCCAAAACCTTTATTAGATTTCCTTACAGGGCTTGTAAAAGGTATAGAGCATCTTGGTTTCTCTGATCACCATGCCTATACATCAAATGATATATTGACAGTCAAACAGAAGTTTAATCAGATCAAAAATCCTTGTAAATTAATTATAACTACAGAAAAGGATGCACAAAGAATCCTTACTCCTGAATACTTAGCTTTAGTAGAGAGCTTACCTATAGCTTACATTCCCATCGAAATAGCATTTGAAGATCAGGAATATCGAAATATTATTGAACAACAACTTCTATCTATCTGTGACAGAAGTGTTAATGAATCTTAA
- a CDS encoding stage 0 sporulation family protein: MGCGSCSSGGGCGSTTTVGGTPAGCQNNGSCMTSGCNKLDVYDWLSDMDMPSNYKPFDIVEVRFKGSRKDFFVNSDNLYLEIGEMVAVEPTTGGYDIGHVSLTGELVRLQLKKNNVSLESVTKKIYRKPTEADVEKFNMAKDLEWETMHKARNLALELGLSMKISDVDYQGDKTKATFYYTAEGRVDFRELIKRMAESFRIRIEMRQIGMRQEASRLGGIGSCGRELCCSTWLTDFKTVSTSAARYQNLSLNTLKLAGQCGKLKCCLNYELDSYMDALKDIPNNVDRIETLKGNAYLQKTDIFKKMMWFSYPGAESWIALPVDQVKELIEKNKQGIKVEELITTVDTEIKEEKIVNYDYENVVGQDSLTRLDEKNKRKRNNKGRSKPNNRAKTVAEPNVKTQPVKLEKPQQKQDKNTKVLNVDKTTASAQSKEGTGSKPKRRFNKNRNNRNKGNNTDPSAE; this comes from the coding sequence ATGGGATGTGGCAGTTGCTCATCCGGCGGAGGTTGTGGAAGTACGACGACAGTGGGCGGTACTCCAGCAGGTTGCCAAAATAATGGCTCTTGCATGACTAGCGGATGTAATAAATTAGATGTATATGACTGGCTATCTGATATGGATATGCCATCCAACTATAAACCTTTTGACATTGTAGAAGTTCGATTTAAAGGATCCCGAAAGGATTTCTTTGTCAATTCAGACAATCTATATTTAGAAATAGGTGAAATGGTTGCTGTAGAACCTACTACAGGCGGATATGATATAGGACACGTTTCTCTAACTGGCGAACTCGTTCGCTTACAGTTAAAGAAAAACAATGTGAGTTTAGAGAGTGTTACCAAAAAAATCTACCGTAAACCTACTGAGGCCGATGTTGAAAAATTCAATATGGCAAAAGATCTGGAATGGGAGACGATGCATAAAGCGCGTAATTTAGCTTTAGAATTGGGACTTTCCATGAAAATTTCTGATGTAGATTATCAAGGTGATAAAACAAAGGCAACTTTCTACTATACAGCAGAAGGTCGTGTGGATTTCCGTGAGTTAATTAAAAGAATGGCGGAGTCATTCCGTATTCGAATAGAAATGAGACAGATTGGTATGAGACAAGAAGCAAGCCGCTTAGGTGGTATAGGTTCTTGTGGTCGCGAATTATGTTGTTCGACATGGTTAACAGATTTTAAAACTGTTTCAACTTCTGCAGCTAGATATCAAAATCTATCGCTTAATACACTAAAATTAGCGGGTCAATGCGGTAAATTGAAGTGTTGTTTAAATTACGAATTGGATAGTTATATGGATGCTTTAAAGGATATTCCTAATAATGTAGACCGTATTGAAACTTTGAAAGGAAATGCATATTTGCAAAAAACCGACATTTTCAAGAAAATGATGTGGTTCTCTTATCCTGGAGCAGAGAGCTGGATTGCACTTCCTGTGGATCAGGTCAAAGAACTAATCGAGAAGAATAAACAGGGCATTAAAGTTGAAGAGTTGATTACAACTGTTGATACTGAGATCAAAGAGGAAAAAATTGTTAATTATGATTACGAGAACGTAGTCGGTCAAGATAGCTTAACCCGTCTGGACGAAAAAAACAAAAGAAAAAGAAATAATAAAGGTAGATCCAAACCTAACAATCGTGCAAAAACTGTTGCGGAACCTAATGTAAAAACGCAACCGGTAAAGCTAGAGAAACCGCAACAAAAGCAGGATAAAAATACAAAGGTTTTAAATGTAGACAAAACTACTGCTTCTGCCCAAAGTAAAGAAGGTACAGGAAGTAAGCCAAAAAGACGTTTCAATAAGAATCGAAATAATAGAAATAAAGGCAATAACACTGATCCTTCAGCTGAATAA
- the dxs gene encoding 1-deoxy-D-xylulose-5-phosphate synthase, whose protein sequence is MQFDAGELLSKINDPSDLKKLKDDQLEQVSQELRQYIIDLVSVNGGHFAASLGVVELTVALHYVMNTPYDQLIWDVGHQAYGHKILTGRRDSFHTNRIVDGISGFPKRGESIYDAFGVGHSSTSISAALGMAVASQIKGEKDRQHIAIIGDGAMTGGMAFEALNHAGIEKSNLLVILNDNCMSIDPNVGALKEYLTSITTSKRYNRFRDDIASVLSKISEMGPNALGAVKKLEKSIKGTLLKNANLFESLNFRYFGPVDGHDVKKLAKTLEDLRHIPGPKLLHCVTVKGKGYALAEKDQTKWHAPGLFDKITGEIKKSVNDKPTAPKYQDVFGNTLVELAEKNDKIVGITPAMPSGSSMNIMMKAFPERSFDVGIAEQHAVTFSAGLATQGLMPFCNIYSSFMQRAFDQVIHDVALQNLNVVFCLDRAGVVGADGPTHHGAYDIAFMRCIPNMTVSAPMNEEELRNLMYTAQLENKGPFVIRYPRGNGVMVDWKKPFKEIEIGKGRLIQDGEAVAILTFGAIGNEASKAILQLAEEGIYPAHYDLRFAKPLDEELLHKVFQKFENIITVEDGCLQGGIGSAVLEFMADHQYSRKVVRLGIPDAIIEHAEQKDQWNIAYYDSAAIMAECRKLVKGIKTDTMVS, encoded by the coding sequence ATGCAGTTTGATGCTGGAGAATTATTAAGTAAAATCAATGATCCCTCTGATCTGAAAAAACTCAAGGATGACCAACTGGAACAAGTGAGCCAGGAATTACGTCAATATATCATTGATTTAGTTTCGGTTAATGGTGGTCACTTTGCAGCTAGTTTGGGAGTAGTTGAATTGACTGTGGCATTACATTATGTCATGAATACTCCCTATGATCAATTAATATGGGATGTAGGTCATCAGGCCTATGGGCATAAGATATTAACAGGACGTAGAGATTCTTTTCATACGAATAGAATTGTCGATGGTATTTCCGGTTTTCCAAAACGAGGAGAGTCCATTTATGATGCTTTTGGAGTAGGACATTCGTCAACATCAATCTCTGCCGCATTAGGTATGGCGGTTGCTTCTCAGATCAAAGGAGAAAAAGATCGTCAGCATATTGCGATTATTGGCGATGGTGCTATGACAGGAGGTATGGCATTTGAAGCTTTGAATCATGCAGGTATAGAGAAATCAAATCTTTTGGTTATTCTCAATGATAACTGTATGTCCATTGATCCTAATGTAGGAGCATTAAAAGAGTATTTAACCAGTATCACAACTTCAAAACGATATAATCGTTTCAGAGACGATATTGCATCTGTCTTATCCAAGATATCAGAGATGGGACCGAATGCTTTAGGAGCTGTTAAAAAGCTGGAAAAAAGCATAAAAGGGACATTGCTCAAGAATGCTAATTTATTTGAATCTTTAAATTTCAGATACTTTGGACCTGTTGATGGACATGATGTCAAAAAATTAGCAAAGACACTTGAAGATTTGCGCCATATCCCGGGGCCAAAGTTGTTACATTGCGTAACTGTTAAAGGTAAGGGATATGCATTAGCAGAAAAAGATCAAACCAAATGGCATGCCCCAGGTTTATTTGATAAAATAACAGGCGAGATAAAAAAATCTGTCAATGATAAACCGACAGCACCGAAATATCAAGATGTCTTTGGAAATACATTGGTAGAACTTGCGGAGAAGAATGATAAAATAGTGGGTATTACACCTGCTATGCCTTCTGGATCATCGATGAATATTATGATGAAAGCTTTTCCAGAACGATCATTTGATGTAGGAATAGCAGAACAACATGCTGTTACATTCAGTGCGGGTCTAGCAACTCAAGGGCTAATGCCTTTCTGTAATATTTATTCCTCATTCATGCAGCGTGCGTTTGACCAAGTCATTCATGATGTAGCCTTACAGAATCTTAATGTAGTATTTTGTCTGGACCGTGCCGGTGTAGTAGGAGCGGATGGTCCAACACATCACGGTGCTTACGATATTGCTTTTATGCGCTGTATACCAAATATGACGGTTTCCGCTCCAATGAATGAAGAGGAGTTACGCAATTTGATGTATACTGCTCAATTAGAAAATAAAGGTCCTTTTGTAATTCGCTATCCAAGAGGTAACGGCGTGATGGTCGATTGGAAAAAACCGTTTAAAGAAATTGAAATTGGAAAAGGCAGATTAATTCAGGATGGAGAAGCTGTTGCCATTTTAACTTTTGGAGCAATCGGTAACGAAGCCAGTAAAGCAATTTTGCAATTAGCTGAAGAAGGAATATATCCGGCTCACTATGATTTAAGATTTGCTAAACCTTTGGATGAAGAATTGTTACATAAAGTTTTTCAAAAATTTGAAAATATCATTACCGTTGAAGATGGCTGTTTGCAGGGTGGAATTGGGTCTGCTGTTCTAGAATTTATGGCCGATCATCAATACAGTCGTAAAGTTGTAAGATTAGGTATCCCTGATGCTATCATCGAGCATGCCGAACAAAAAGATCAATGGAATATAGCATACTACGACAGTGCCGCTATAATGGCCGAATGTCGAAAATTAGTAAAAGGTATAAAAACGGATACGATGGTTAGCTAA
- the thiL gene encoding thiamine-phosphate kinase produces the protein MLEFDNTERTNLGELGEFGLISYLTKAVEINEPSTLKGIGDDAAVLDFSNKKTLISTDLLLEGIHFDLRYVPLKHLGYKAVQVNLSDIYAMNGTASQITFSIGLSSKFPLEAVEEIYQGALIACKKYNVDLIGGDTSASVQGLVISVTSIGFADEDQIAYRSGAQEGDLLCVSGDLGAAYVGLQLLEREKNIFLENPNIQPDLEGKDYIVERQLKPEARRDIVELLAKIGIKPNAMIDVSDGLASEIIHICEASDKGCKLYEDKIPLDSMTYETAREFGIDPTVCALNGGEDYELLFTIPQADYDKIKGSMDITVIGHITQASEGCQMISKSGKVYPITAQGWNAFKD, from the coding sequence ATGTTAGAATTTGATAATACAGAAAGAACAAATTTAGGAGAGTTGGGTGAATTTGGTTTAATTTCATATTTAACGAAGGCTGTCGAGATTAATGAACCCAGTACCCTTAAAGGTATCGGGGACGATGCCGCTGTTTTAGATTTTTCAAATAAGAAAACTTTAATTTCAACAGATCTTCTGTTGGAGGGTATCCACTTTGATCTGCGTTATGTTCCTTTGAAACATTTAGGCTATAAAGCTGTACAGGTGAATTTGAGTGATATCTATGCGATGAATGGAACAGCATCGCAAATTACATTCTCAATCGGGTTATCCTCAAAATTTCCATTAGAAGCAGTTGAAGAAATCTATCAAGGAGCACTGATTGCTTGTAAAAAGTATAATGTGGATCTTATTGGCGGGGATACGTCAGCTTCAGTTCAAGGATTGGTTATTTCGGTAACGAGTATCGGTTTTGCTGATGAAGATCAGATTGCCTATCGATCAGGTGCACAGGAAGGCGACTTGTTATGTGTTTCAGGCGATTTGGGCGCTGCTTATGTTGGGCTACAATTACTAGAGCGTGAGAAAAATATCTTCTTGGAGAACCCGAATATACAACCAGATCTAGAAGGTAAGGATTATATCGTAGAGCGCCAGCTAAAACCAGAGGCTAGAAGAGATATTGTTGAATTATTAGCAAAAATCGGTATTAAGCCGAATGCAATGATTGATGTATCAGATGGATTGGCATCAGAGATTATACATATTTGTGAGGCATCTGATAAAGGTTGTAAACTTTACGAAGATAAAATACCGCTGGATTCGATGACTTATGAGACAGCTCGTGAATTTGGAATAGATCCAACCGTTTGTGCGTTGAATGGAGGAGAAGATTATGAATTATTGTTCACGATTCCACAAGCTGATTATGATAAAATAAAAGGATCGATGGATATTACTGTTATTGGGCATATTACACAAGCAAGTGAAGGATGTCAAATGATTTCTAAATCTGGAAAGGTCTATCCAATAACGGCGCAAGGTTGGAATGCATTTAAAGACTAA
- the nadB gene encoding L-aspartate oxidase — translation MSEKKVDFLVIGSGIAGLSFALKAADHGKVLIVTKSNEDESNTKYAQGGVAAVVDKSDSFEQHIIDTQIAGDGLCDVNIVENVVREAPERINELISYGTSFDKSDSGFYDLAKEGGHSANRILHYKDITGYEIERSLLQKIHEHPNIEMLTHYFAIDLITQHHLGEFVDKQRSDIKCFGIYAFNTNTHQVDKILSKTTVMASGGAGHIYASTTNPTIATGDGIAMVYRAKGKVRNMEFMQFHPTALYNPSDSPAFLVSEAVRGFGGILRRINGDDFMAEYDERASLAPRDIVARAIDAEMKKSGIDYVYLDITHREKEDIIKHFPNIYQKCLSIGLDMSKDFIPVTPAAHYLCGGIYVDDFGRSSIQNLYACGECSSTGLHGANRLASNSLLEALVYAHRIYLDATKVISTADYAVGVPEWDDSKAKLSNEDILVTHNLRECQKVMSDYVGIVRSDFRLERALNRLHLLYGETEDFYRHTKLSVKLCELRNVIQVAFIVTKSALLRKESRGLHFTTDYPQHADTLTDTLF, via the coding sequence ATGTCAGAAAAAAAGGTAGATTTCCTTGTAATTGGGTCTGGAATAGCGGGATTAAGCTTTGCTTTAAAAGCTGCTGATCATGGTAAAGTATTGATTGTCACAAAATCTAACGAAGATGAATCAAATACAAAATACGCACAAGGAGGAGTGGCCGCAGTTGTGGATAAGTCTGATAGCTTTGAGCAGCATATAATTGATACTCAGATTGCTGGGGATGGTTTATGTGATGTGAATATTGTGGAAAACGTAGTTCGGGAAGCTCCAGAACGTATTAACGAATTGATTTCATATGGAACTTCATTTGATAAATCGGACAGCGGATTTTATGATCTTGCGAAGGAGGGAGGTCATTCTGCCAATCGTATCTTGCATTATAAAGATATCACGGGGTATGAGATTGAAAGGTCTCTTTTGCAGAAAATACACGAGCATCCAAATATCGAAATGTTGACGCATTATTTCGCTATAGATTTAATAACACAGCACCATTTAGGTGAATTTGTCGATAAGCAAAGGAGCGATATTAAGTGTTTTGGCATCTATGCATTCAATACAAATACGCATCAGGTTGATAAGATTTTGAGCAAAACTACGGTGATGGCTTCTGGTGGTGCTGGCCATATATATGCAAGTACAACCAATCCAACTATTGCCACAGGTGACGGAATTGCCATGGTTTACCGTGCAAAAGGTAAGGTGCGAAATATGGAATTTATGCAATTTCATCCTACTGCTTTGTATAATCCGAGTGACTCACCAGCGTTTTTGGTTTCGGAAGCTGTGCGTGGTTTTGGCGGTATTCTAAGACGTATTAATGGGGATGATTTCATGGCTGAATACGATGAACGAGCTTCATTGGCACCTCGGGATATTGTGGCTCGAGCAATCGATGCCGAGATGAAAAAGTCAGGAATTGATTATGTTTATTTAGATATAACCCACCGTGAGAAGGAGGATATTATTAAACATTTTCCAAATATTTATCAGAAATGCTTGTCTATTGGACTCGACATGAGTAAGGATTTTATTCCTGTTACACCAGCTGCGCACTACTTATGTGGGGGTATCTATGTTGATGATTTTGGACGTAGCAGTATTCAAAATTTATATGCTTGTGGCGAATGTTCATCGACAGGTTTACATGGCGCAAATCGCCTAGCTTCCAACTCCCTGTTAGAAGCATTGGTATATGCGCATCGTATTTACCTGGATGCTACAAAAGTGATTTCTACAGCCGATTATGCAGTAGGAGTGCCAGAATGGGATGATTCAAAAGCAAAGCTTTCCAATGAAGATATTTTGGTTACACATAATCTGCGAGAGTGTCAAAAAGTGATGAGTGATTATGTTGGTATTGTACGTTCAGATTTTAGATTAGAACGAGCACTCAATCGATTGCATTTATTGTATGGGGAGACTGAAGACTTTTATAGGCATACTAAATTGTCAGTTAAACTATGTGAGCTTAGAAATGTGATACAGGTGGCTTTCATTGTGACAAAATCTGCTTTGTTAAGAAAAGAAAGTAGGGGACTGCATTTTACAACAGATTATCCGCAACATGCTGATACTTTAACAGATACTTTATTTTAG